In Nitrospinota bacterium, one DNA window encodes the following:
- the msrB gene encoding peptide-methionine (R)-S-oxide reductase MsrB, which produces MPEKITKTDSEWQKILTEEQFQICREKGTERAFTGKYWDCHDRGTYHCACCDAPLFSSIAKFDSGTGWPSYYQPVAPENISTEEDTKFFMRRTEVLCSKCDSHLGHVFEDGPEPTGLRYCINSASLVLHKSKPS; this is translated from the coding sequence TTGCCGGAAAAAATAACCAAAACCGATAGTGAGTGGCAAAAAATTCTGACTGAAGAGCAGTTCCAAATTTGCCGGGAAAAAGGGACCGAACGGGCTTTCACGGGTAAGTATTGGGACTGCCATGACAGGGGAACTTATCATTGCGCATGTTGTGATGCGCCTCTGTTTTCCTCTATCGCCAAGTTTGATTCTGGTACAGGGTGGCCGAGCTATTATCAGCCGGTTGCTCCTGAGAATATTTCCACCGAAGAAGACACAAAATTTTTTATGCGGAGGACAGAAGTGCTATGCAGCAAATGTGATTCTCACCTTGGACATGTCTTTGAAGATGGTCCAGAGCCGACTGGCCTTCGCTATTGCATTAACTCCGCCTCTCTGGTACTGCATAAATCAAAACCATCCTGA
- a CDS encoding tetratricopeptide repeat protein, translating to VDAYRMAQGFKPDFLDAFYNMGVAYGCMEENGIDALHKAVWVFKKSIDINPDFIHAYTALGASYIKQHELELAIQVLTRALGVDPDDSNVYYYLGIACRMDKQITLAVDYMRKAVALKPDSVQVQFYFGLTLMDSELFDEACAAFREVVRIKPDFAEGHLVLGKLYRENILDKDKSLFHLKKAEKLFVKLEDYQRVGQIRQLLSRHS from the coding sequence GTAGATGCTTATCGGATGGCTCAAGGTTTCAAGCCTGATTTTCTGGATGCTTTTTACAATATGGGCGTGGCATATGGATGCATGGAGGAAAATGGTATTGACGCCTTGCACAAGGCAGTATGGGTTTTCAAAAAATCGATTGATATCAATCCGGATTTTATTCACGCCTATACAGCTTTGGGAGCATCTTATATCAAACAACATGAGTTGGAATTGGCCATCCAGGTTTTGACCCGCGCTCTGGGTGTCGACCCTGATGATTCTAATGTTTATTATTATCTGGGTATAGCCTGTCGAATGGATAAACAGATTACGCTGGCTGTAGATTATATGAGAAAGGCCGTTGCCCTGAAACCGGACTCTGTTCAGGTTCAGTTTTATTTTGGTTTGACCCTTATGGATTCTGAATTATTTGATGAAGCCTGTGCTGCTTTCCGAGAAGTGGTCAGGATCAAACCTGATTTTGCAGAGGGTCATTTAGTTCTGGGAAAATTATATCGCGAAAATATATTGGATAAAGATAAGTCACTCTTTCATTTAAAAAAGGCCGAAAAACTTTTTGTGAAACTGGAAGATTATCAAAGAGTCGGTCAAATCCGCCAACTCCTTAGCAGGCATTCCTGA